CCTAGGTCTTCTGGGACACGCATGGCCATTCGCGGCTTACGACGCCGTGCTCTGGCCTCCGGGGATGAGCGGTTTCCCCAAATTGATGCTGGTGAACATGGCGCTCTACGGCTACCTGGTCGTCAAGCCGCTGGACGGCGTCGGCTATGACCTTGCGCCCACCTTCGCGGACCTCAAGATTGGTTTGCGCGAATTCATCTTCTGCGCGCCCATTGTCATCCCGCTGGGGTTCCTGCTGAAGTTCTTGCATTTTCATCCCGGCTGGCCGCAACCCACAATGGTCCCGGCAGGCTGGATCTTCACGTTTGTCTTCATCGCCTTGCCGGAAGAGCTATTTTTCCGCGGTCTGGCGCAGAACCTGCTGGAACGCCGCTGGGGACGTACGCGCGCCTTGTGGGCGACGGCGGTCTTGTTCGGCTTGTCGCACTTCAACAAAGGCGCGGCCTTCAACTGGAAGTACGTCTTGCTGGCCACCATTGCCGGCATTTTCTATGGGCGCGCCTGGCGCGCCCAGCGGCGGCTTTTTGCGTCGTCAGTGACCCACGCGTCGATGGACACGGTGTGGTCACTCTGGTTTCGCTGATTTTTTACATGCTCTGAACCGCTTTTACAATTCTTAACGGCTTCTCCTGGGCATTTCCTATAGCTTGTTGGCCCTCAAGGGCATCCAAACCATCTGACATCACTCACCACCTGGATCTTCCGGAGCAGATCTGCGGAATTACGCTTGTAGTTCTCAGGCCCGGTCCGGAAGGCCAGGCAGAACCCTAAGACCTGCAGAGGCGGAACGCGCATGGCGGAAGACGGGAACAGGATGGTATTTCAAACCTGGCTGGCCGAGTATGCAACCTATCTGAAGGGTATGGCTGAACACAAACTTCCAGCGGGTAGGGAGCCGCAAGAACGGCTGCCGTCCGGCGCGATGATGGCCGATTCAGACCCAGGACCGCGCGAAAAAGGGGCCGAGGTGCGCAAATAGTAATCCCGCTCCCCAATAAAACCGTGCAACACGCAGACTATTTTGGGGTTCGAATAACCTTAGGCCTAACGGGTCAATGTTTGTTTCGTGAGTGCCAATCAAACTATGCTGGAGCAGGCGGTTGAACCTTGGTTTTTCATCTTCTATCTTTTATCTTTGGTCTTTAGATGTTTAGGTTGGGATCTTAGAACTAGGAACAGGTGAACTTATGCTGGCGAGCAAGCGAATTCCTTTCTTCGTGGTAGCGACATCCATTGTCATATTCCTGGCCGGCTGCGGAGGCTCTTCCAACCATCCGACGCCCCCGCCAAATGGTTTCACCGACGCCTCGCTGAGCGGAACGTACGCGTTTTCGTTTGTGGGCTCTGACGCGGGAGGTTTCTATGCCGTGGCCGGAAGCCTGCAGGCCGATGCCGCGGGCCACATCACCAGCGGCGTGGAAGACATTAACCGCACGACCGGTGTTTTTACCAGCGTCCCCATCACCGGCACTTACAACATCCGTTCTGACGGCCGCGGCGTGGCCACGCTGACCTCGCTGCAAGGCAACTTCAGCTTGAGTTTTGTACTGATTTCAAGCTCGCACGCCATGATCTCGCGCTTTGAGAGTATCGCCAACGGCAGCGGCTCGCTGGATTTGCAGAGCGCGTCGGCGTTTTCGACGGCCGCACTGGCGGGAACTTTTGCTATCAACTTGACGGGCGCTGACGCCGCAGGCAACGCGGAGACCGTCGTAGGTTCCGTCACCACGG
The Terriglobia bacterium genome window above contains:
- a CDS encoding CPBP family intramembrane metalloprotease, whose amino-acid sequence is MTSSPPSAGENLGADLAAPAGPSPRRLLWAGAAYAALLIVFWFIARFFHLKALDEHPVSTFLSFALVFAPYWFFGFGAATLLRPSLHTAAARLAACLLLVVPYFVLAIPRGDFQWPMAAALAGVAVLVTAALHYAPAPGNWADLAVLAAVGLIVDLGLLGHAWPFAAYDAVLWPPGMSGFPKLMLVNMALYGYLVVKPLDGVGYDLAPTFADLKIGLREFIFCAPIVIPLGFLLKFLHFHPGWPQPTMVPAGWIFTFVFIALPEELFFRGLAQNLLERRWGRTRALWATAVLFGLSHFNKGAAFNWKYVLLATIAGIFYGRAWRAQRRLFASSVTHASMDTVWSLWFR